The following proteins are encoded in a genomic region of Tenacibaculum sp. 190524A05c:
- a CDS encoding O-antigen ligase family protein — protein sequence MNQKIKLAQRYVVYVLFFFLPTWRLIHNICLALLFVLPPYKFEIKKKTLLIGTPVVFLVYLLINALAQGSFNIELSNILKIIPIILVPFVLLRDDEKTIEYALLVLLLGVFSMQLISIYGITNYFLTSDKIGRDLTNYVKLNEILRFERPYLGFFSAINILLSYIFFKKYKKWYYVITAIISLCFIIYISARLALILAGIYIVWILWREMKNLKQKLIVFGLMGLTVVGVTLSYNSSIKKRFSQIKEDSRNIIWGGAAEQLSSFKDFLIGNSSLKQTRQYLLEYYKRYEHFNDIEIRNRFIKNNYNTHNQFLNELVRGGFIGLILFCLPIIYGFFINFKLKNYTNILLLISLSMFMLVENLLERQIGIYTIGIVLTITNFKNIFYFKEK from the coding sequence ATGAATCAGAAAATTAAACTAGCTCAGAGATATGTAGTGTATGTCTTATTCTTTTTTCTTCCTACTTGGAGACTGATTCATAATATCTGTTTAGCCTTATTGTTTGTCTTACCTCCCTATAAATTTGAAATAAAGAAAAAGACATTATTAATTGGTACACCTGTAGTATTTTTAGTTTACTTACTGATTAATGCATTAGCCCAAGGGAGTTTTAATATTGAATTATCCAATATTCTTAAAATCATTCCAATAATTCTAGTGCCTTTTGTTTTATTAAGAGATGATGAGAAAACCATTGAATACGCTTTGTTAGTGCTACTATTAGGGGTTTTTTCAATGCAGTTGATTTCAATATATGGAATAACAAATTACTTCTTGACCAGTGATAAAATTGGTAGAGATTTAACAAATTATGTAAAACTGAATGAAATACTTCGATTTGAAAGACCATACTTAGGTTTTTTCTCGGCAATAAACATTTTACTTTCTTATATATTTTTCAAAAAATACAAGAAATGGTATTATGTAATCACCGCAATAATTTCGTTATGTTTTATAATCTATATATCTGCCAGGCTAGCACTTATTCTTGCAGGCATTTACATAGTTTGGATTCTTTGGAGAGAGATGAAAAATTTAAAGCAGAAATTAATTGTTTTTGGATTAATGGGGTTAACGGTAGTAGGAGTAACACTAAGCTATAACTCATCAATAAAGAAAAGGTTTTCCCAAATAAAAGAAGATTCAAGGAATATTATTTGGGGTGGAGCTGCAGAGCAATTAAGTTCTTTTAAAGATTTCCTAATAGGAAACTCCAGTTTAAAGCAAACAAGACAATATCTTTTAGAGTATTATAAAAGGTATGAACACTTTAATGATATAGAAATAAGAAATAGATTTATAAAGAACAATTACAATACTCACAATCAATTTTTAAATGAATTGGTAAGAGGAGGATTTATTGGTCTAATCCTATTTTGTTTACCTATTATCTATGGGTTTTTCATTAATTTTAAATTGAAGAATTATACCAATATCCTTCTACTTATCTCATTATCTATGTTTATGCTGGTAGAAAATCTATTGGAACGACAAATAGGAATTTATACGATTGGAATTGTATTAACAATAACGAACTTTAAGAATATATTTTACTTTAAAGAGAAATAG
- a CDS encoding cytidylyltransferase domain-containing protein, producing MTGKGIIIQARVGSTRLKNKILLPVDDQITFLDILILNLKKNFKNIPIILATSIKEENDVLVTVAKKHQIKCFRGDENNVLKRFTDCASEFNLDTIIRVCSDNPFLSSNLLKELLQDYQNEDYLAFSVNGTPSILTHYGFFAEIVSTNALNKILSKGNSHCQEHVTNCVYTNNEGLFNVKFNDLNIRSTNIRCTLDTQQDFENLKNIYFNWYKGNEDRSIDSLLNFLNKQEDLKRLMELEIKNNSK from the coding sequence ATGACTGGTAAAGGAATAATTATTCAAGCAAGAGTAGGATCAACTCGATTGAAAAATAAAATCTTACTTCCTGTTGATGATCAAATCACATTTTTAGATATTCTAATTCTAAACTTGAAGAAGAATTTTAAAAACATTCCTATTATACTAGCTACCTCTATAAAGGAAGAGAACGATGTTTTAGTAACTGTAGCTAAGAAACACCAGATTAAGTGTTTTAGAGGAGATGAAAACAATGTGCTTAAGAGATTTACAGATTGTGCTAGTGAATTTAACTTAGATACAATTATTAGGGTGTGTTCTGATAATCCTTTTTTAAGTAGTAACCTCTTGAAGGAATTATTACAAGATTATCAAAACGAGGATTATTTAGCTTTCAGCGTAAATGGAACACCTAGTATTTTAACACATTATGGGTTTTTTGCTGAGATTGTAAGTACAAATGCTTTAAATAAAATTTTAAGTAAAGGGAATTCACATTGCCAAGAACATGTTACCAATTGCGTTTACACTAATAACGAAGGATTATTTAACGTAAAATTCAATGACTTAAATATACGCTCAACTAATATTCGTTGTACTTTAGATACACAACAAGATTTTGAGAATTTGAAAAACATCTACTTTAATTGGTATAAAGGAAATGAAGATAGAAGTATAGATTCGTTATTAAATTTTCTGAATAAACAAGAGGATTTAAAGAGATTAATGGAATTAGAAATAAAAAATAATAGTAAATAG
- a CDS encoding DUF6418 domain-containing protein → MIIATNIALIIIALIILIYILERDLGLFLLSFIILLQYIWMFCSILVIENGIYINEQGRNGYFVYSGFILLLFYVTSLLSLIFYKKTFGTLFKKTPSFKFKIGELKDINIASILIGTILGIAYFNLFNSPIPLFSEEVTKFNFWEYAKYPFLKSIIGNVIAFAGFGAALLYRFKKRTSIFYLTLYIGYLVLMDQKFTGFLIAIYGILVALYFSSNVRVQFKLKWILNKYLITIVIALFCLVYYKYSVKQPFKYMGLTPLESVFYRAFGLQAHVFWGTTEHYIYNGTPNTWNLSELWKGMHVLMREFWPWSYEAYVSVTTRGVSWTNAYPSILLRIFPLPIALLVNMLLLSVVGFFQSLLATFIERRSFVLSIVFFQLLMWVSYAYTMAYFNKLIIPFILLFALSFFTFLINKTRKNESEN, encoded by the coding sequence ATGATAATTGCAACTAACATAGCACTAATTATAATCGCTCTGATTATTCTTATCTATATCTTAGAGAGAGATTTAGGTCTTTTTCTTTTATCCTTCATAATTTTATTGCAGTACATATGGATGTTCTGTTCCATTTTAGTAATCGAGAATGGAATTTATATTAATGAACAAGGACGAAATGGCTATTTTGTATATTCTGGTTTCATTCTGCTCTTGTTTTATGTCACCTCACTTCTATCACTTATTTTTTACAAGAAAACTTTTGGAACTTTATTTAAAAAAACACCGTCATTTAAATTTAAAATAGGTGAATTAAAAGATATAAATATTGCAAGTATATTAATAGGAACAATACTAGGTATTGCTTATTTCAATTTGTTTAATTCTCCTATTCCTCTGTTTTCTGAGGAAGTTACAAAGTTCAATTTTTGGGAGTATGCTAAATATCCTTTTTTAAAATCAATAATAGGAAATGTAATTGCTTTCGCTGGCTTTGGTGCAGCATTATTATACAGATTTAAAAAGCGAACCAGTATTTTTTATTTAACATTATATATAGGATACTTAGTTTTAATGGATCAGAAATTCACTGGGTTTCTAATAGCAATTTATGGTATTCTAGTAGCATTGTATTTTTCATCTAATGTAAGGGTACAATTCAAACTCAAGTGGATATTAAACAAATATTTAATAACAATTGTTATTGCTCTTTTTTGTTTGGTATATTACAAGTATAGTGTTAAACAACCATTTAAATACATGGGTTTAACACCATTAGAGTCTGTTTTTTATCGAGCTTTTGGATTACAGGCTCACGTGTTTTGGGGTACAACAGAACATTATATTTATAATGGAACTCCAAATACATGGAATCTATCTGAACTTTGGAAAGGAATGCATGTGTTGATGAGAGAATTTTGGCCTTGGTCGTATGAAGCTTATGTATCGGTAACAACCAGAGGTGTGAGTTGGACAAACGCTTATCCTTCTATTTTACTAAGAATTTTTCCGTTGCCTATTGCGTTACTTGTAAACATGCTATTGTTAAGTGTTGTGGGATTTTTCCAGTCTTTATTGGCAACTTTTATCGAAAGAAGATCATTTGTATTAAGTATTGTTTTCTTCCAACTTTTAATGTGGGTAAGTTATGCATACACAATGGCATATTTTAATAAATTAATAATACCTTTTATTCTCTTATTTGCTTTGAGCTTCTTTACCTTTCTAATTAATAAAACGAGAAAAAATGAATCAGAAAATTAA
- a CDS encoding glycosyltransferase — MKRALVHDWFYTKAGGEKVVEAISDIWSDFDYYTLIDTLNDQLRNEILKGSKTTTSFIQKLPRSKKNHRNYLELFPAAIESFDLSPYDLVISSSSSVAKGVLTNQNQLHICYCHSPIRYAWNLYFDYLNDKNLNKGIKGWYAKRVLRKIRLWDVISSNRVDFFIANSNYIAQRIKKIYNRDSVVIYPPVETEKFTLCSEKEDFYIAASRLVSYKKIDVILEAFNQMPDKQLKIIGDGPEMKTLIKKANKNITFVGKVSEEDMISNLQKAKALVFAADEDFGILPVEAQCCGTPVIAFRKGGLLETVIENKTGVFFDRQIPEDIIKAVKVFESSSFDFSVIRENALRFSVDRFQREFKLFVEEKLKEFYS; from the coding sequence ATGAAAAGAGCACTAGTTCATGATTGGTTTTATACCAAAGCAGGAGGAGAAAAGGTTGTTGAGGCAATTAGCGATATATGGTCGGATTTTGATTATTATACGTTAATTGATACTCTGAATGATCAATTAAGAAATGAAATTCTAAAAGGATCAAAAACAACCACAAGTTTTATTCAAAAGTTACCAAGATCTAAAAAGAATCATAGAAATTACTTAGAATTATTTCCTGCTGCAATAGAAAGTTTTGATTTATCTCCATACGACTTAGTTATTTCATCGTCATCATCTGTTGCAAAGGGTGTTTTAACAAATCAAAATCAATTACATATTTGCTATTGCCATTCACCTATTAGGTATGCGTGGAATTTATATTTCGATTATTTAAATGACAAGAATTTAAACAAAGGAATTAAAGGTTGGTATGCCAAAAGGGTATTAAGAAAAATTAGACTTTGGGATGTTATTTCTTCCAACAGAGTCGATTTTTTTATCGCAAACTCTAATTACATTGCTCAAAGGATTAAGAAAATCTACAATCGAGATTCAGTGGTAATTTACCCACCGGTAGAAACAGAGAAATTTACTTTATGTAGTGAAAAGGAAGATTTCTATATCGCCGCATCTAGATTAGTTTCATACAAGAAAATTGATGTTATCCTAGAAGCATTTAATCAAATGCCAGATAAACAGTTGAAAATAATAGGAGACGGTCCAGAAATGAAAACATTGATCAAGAAAGCAAATAAAAATATTACATTTGTTGGGAAGGTCAGTGAAGAGGATATGATATCCAATTTACAAAAAGCAAAAGCACTTGTATTTGCGGCAGATGAAGATTTTGGTATTCTACCAGTTGAAGCCCAATGTTGCGGTACACCTGTTATAGCATTTAGAAAAGGAGGTTTGTTAGAAACTGTAATTGAAAATAAGACAGGAGTGTTTTTTGATCGTCAAATACCTGAAGATATCATAAAAGCTGTAAAAGTATTCGAATCCTCATCTTTTGATTTTTCAGTCATTAGAGAGAATGCTTTAAGATTTAGTGTTGATCGTTTTCAAAGAGAGTTTAAATTATTCGTTGAAGAAAAATTAAAAGAGTTTTATTCTTGA
- a CDS encoding N-acetylneuraminate synthase family protein produces MAYIIGEIGQNHNGSVDIAKLIVDVVTRQVDDKLFGTVLKGMDAVKLTKRDLDYELSASQMSRPYDSPNSFGKTYGEHRAFLELDDHQHLDVYNYAKEKGLDFVETLCAPSCLKMLNLFTPDKLKVASRDLTNLPLLEAMAETKIPIILSTGMAGEKELNDALNVIEKHHNDITILHCVSQYPTEYKNVNLKTITYLKRVYPNYKIGYSDHTIGIATPIAAVAMGAEVIEKHITLDRQMKGTDQAGSLSVDGIYRMMRDIRNLENSFGEELMKIEDSVDSARHKLERSIASNKDLNKGAVLREEDIHLLSPGDGVKWIDKSLIIGKKLKNDLPKDEIIYLNNIE; encoded by the coding sequence ATGGCTTATATAATAGGAGAAATAGGACAAAATCATAATGGTTCTGTAGATATAGCTAAACTTATTGTAGATGTTGTAACCAGACAAGTAGATGATAAGCTTTTTGGAACAGTATTAAAAGGAATGGATGCAGTAAAGCTTACAAAAAGAGATTTAGATTATGAGTTATCTGCATCACAAATGAGTCGACCTTATGATTCTCCAAATTCTTTTGGTAAAACTTATGGGGAACATAGAGCATTTCTTGAATTGGATGATCATCAACATTTAGATGTTTATAATTATGCCAAAGAAAAAGGACTTGATTTTGTAGAAACACTTTGTGCACCGTCATGTCTTAAAATGCTAAATTTATTTACTCCTGATAAACTAAAAGTAGCATCAAGAGATTTAACAAATTTACCGCTACTTGAGGCCATGGCAGAAACTAAAATTCCAATTATTCTTTCTACTGGAATGGCGGGAGAAAAAGAACTTAATGATGCTTTAAATGTTATTGAAAAACACCATAATGATATCACTATTTTACATTGTGTTTCTCAATATCCAACGGAGTACAAAAACGTTAATTTAAAGACAATCACCTATCTAAAAAGAGTGTATCCTAACTATAAAATTGGTTATTCAGATCACACTATTGGTATTGCTACACCAATTGCTGCAGTTGCAATGGGTGCTGAAGTTATTGAAAAGCACATCACATTAGATAGACAAATGAAAGGTACTGATCAAGCAGGTTCATTAAGTGTTGATGGAATATATAGAATGATGAGGGATATAAGAAATCTTGAAAATTCATTTGGAGAAGAATTAATGAAAATTGAAGATTCAGTTGATTCTGCAAGACATAAATTAGAAAGGTCTATTGCAAGTAATAAAGATCTAAATAAAGGAGCAGTTTTAAGAGAAGAAGATATTCATTTACTAAGTCCAGGAGATGGTGTTAAATGGATTGATAAAAGTTTAATTATTGGTAAAAAACTAAAGAATGATTTACCAAAGGATGAAATTATTTACTTGAATAATATTGAATAA
- a CDS encoding lipopolysaccharide biosynthesis protein, producing MRLPSYFSFHKLVNVFLRISAIGSKFIVFTYLSKYFTDIEFGNYSLITSLVTIMIFVLGLDFYNFSIRDILKTKETSQIQKNIVSTVLLYLVIYTVFFVLGWAVFNQINFTKEYAFLIIALCVTEHFSQEIYRFLVGFNKVLFANILLFLRTFIWGTYVLFLSYMSKSISIEFILKIWTVSNALTILITLVSSLKYIDSKSISINYNWISKGLKVSSLFFISTIFLKLIEYANRFVVDIFLGKEMVGVYTFYSSIAILITVYINTIVISFELPNILKASNEAQDQQLFPKFKKSLLVQNIVISIILLLIIYPILWWQNKPIFQEFQPILYFMIIGVVLMNYSLYYHFKLYVKHFDMQLVKTIVVSGIISLVLAIIATKYFGIYGAALAFSLSGGVLFYCRYYEVKKLKL from the coding sequence GTGCGTTTACCGTCTTACTTTTCTTTTCATAAGTTAGTTAATGTATTTTTAAGAATTAGTGCCATAGGCAGTAAATTCATAGTATTTACTTATTTATCTAAATACTTTACGGATATCGAATTTGGTAATTATAGTTTAATTACATCTTTAGTAACTATTATGATTTTTGTTCTAGGATTAGATTTCTATAACTTTAGTATTAGAGATATTCTAAAAACAAAAGAAACTTCACAAATTCAAAAAAACATAGTCTCAACTGTTCTATTATATTTAGTGATATATACAGTTTTTTTTGTGTTGGGATGGGCAGTTTTTAATCAAATCAATTTCACAAAAGAATATGCTTTTCTAATTATTGCTTTGTGTGTTACTGAGCATTTTTCTCAGGAAATTTATAGATTCCTAGTTGGTTTTAATAAAGTATTATTTGCAAATATTCTTTTGTTTTTAAGAACTTTCATTTGGGGTACTTATGTTCTTTTTCTTTCTTATATGAGTAAGTCAATATCTATTGAATTCATCTTGAAAATCTGGACAGTATCGAATGCTCTAACCATACTAATTACCTTAGTTTCATCTTTAAAATATATCGATTCTAAGAGTATTAGTATTAATTATAACTGGATATCCAAAGGATTAAAAGTGAGTTCACTTTTTTTCATTTCAACTATTTTCTTAAAGCTAATAGAATACGCAAATAGGTTTGTAGTTGATATTTTTTTAGGTAAAGAAATGGTAGGTGTTTATACTTTTTATTCTAGTATTGCCATTCTCATTACAGTATATATTAATACAATTGTTATCTCTTTTGAGTTGCCAAATATACTTAAGGCTTCTAATGAGGCACAAGATCAACAGTTATTTCCAAAATTTAAGAAGTCGCTTTTGGTTCAGAATATTGTAATATCAATAATTTTACTTTTAATTATTTATCCAATATTATGGTGGCAAAATAAACCAATATTTCAAGAGTTTCAACCTATTTTATATTTTATGATAATAGGTGTGGTTTTAATGAACTACTCTTTATATTACCATTTTAAATTATATGTTAAACATTTTGATATGCAACTGGTAAAGACCATAGTTGTTTCAGGAATTATAAGTTTAGTATTAGCCATAATCGCTACGAAATATTTTGGAATCTATGGAGCAGCATTGGCTTTCTCCTTGTCTGGAGGTGTGTTATTTTATTGCAGATATTATGAGGTTAAAAAATTAAAGCTATGA
- the gmd gene encoding GDP-mannose 4,6-dehydratase, with protein sequence MKKVALITGITGQDGAYLAELLLEKNYIVHGIKRRSSSFNTQRIDHLYQDPHSNNRNLILHYGDMTDGINLIRILQEVQPDEIYNLAAMSHVHVSFETPEYTANVDGLGTLRLLEAIRILKLEKKTKFYQAATSELFGKAKEIPQSETTPFYPRSPYGVAKMYAYWITVNYREAYNIFGCNGILFNHESPIRGETFVTRKITRAVSKIALGLQDQLYLGNLNAQRDWGHAKDYVRMMWMILQAEEPEDWVIATGKTTTVRDFVRLAFEEIGVELEFEGEGKEEKGIVKSCSNTDYSIEIGKTVVSIDPHYYRPTEVDVLIGDASKAKKKLGWIPEYTLEDMVKEMMVSDLELMKKEAFLKQKDHNTHRDYD encoded by the coding sequence ATGAAAAAAGTAGCTTTAATTACAGGAATTACAGGGCAGGATGGTGCTTATCTAGCTGAGCTTTTACTTGAAAAAAACTATATCGTTCATGGTATAAAAAGAAGATCATCTAGCTTTAATACCCAACGAATAGATCACCTTTATCAGGATCCTCATAGTAATAACAGAAATTTGATTCTTCATTATGGAGATATGACTGATGGAATTAATTTAATCAGAATTCTCCAAGAAGTACAACCAGATGAAATTTACAATCTGGCTGCAATGAGTCATGTTCATGTTTCATTTGAAACTCCAGAATATACAGCAAATGTCGATGGTTTAGGAACACTACGTTTACTTGAAGCAATTCGAATTTTAAAGCTAGAGAAAAAAACAAAATTTTACCAAGCTGCTACCTCTGAATTATTCGGGAAAGCAAAGGAAATTCCGCAATCGGAAACGACTCCTTTCTATCCACGAAGTCCATACGGAGTAGCAAAAATGTATGCATATTGGATTACAGTAAATTATAGAGAAGCCTATAATATTTTTGGATGTAACGGAATTTTATTTAATCATGAATCTCCAATTCGAGGAGAAACATTTGTTACTCGAAAAATTACAAGAGCCGTCTCAAAAATTGCTTTAGGATTACAAGACCAATTGTATCTTGGAAATTTAAATGCTCAGAGAGATTGGGGACACGCTAAAGATTATGTTCGAATGATGTGGATGATTTTACAAGCAGAAGAACCAGAAGATTGGGTTATTGCTACTGGAAAAACTACCACAGTAAGAGATTTTGTGAGATTAGCCTTTGAAGAAATTGGTGTGGAGTTAGAGTTTGAAGGAGAAGGAAAAGAAGAGAAAGGAATAGTAAAATCATGCAGCAATACCGATTATAGCATAGAAATAGGAAAAACTGTTGTTTCAATTGATCCACATTATTATCGTCCAACGGAAGTAGATGTGTTAATTGGTGATGCGTCAAAAGCAAAGAAAAAACTTGGTTGGATTCCAGAATACACTTTAGAAGATATGGTGAAAGAAATGATGGTGAGTGATTTGGAGTTAATGAAGAAAGAAGCTTTTTTGAAACAAAAGGATCATAATACACATAGAGATTATGATTAA
- a CDS encoding GDP-L-fucose synthase: MIKSSKIFVAGHRGLVGSAIVRNLEQKGFTNIITRTHNELDLTNQVETASFFNKEKPEYVFLAAAKVGGIMANNTYRADFIYDNLMIQNNVIHESYRHNVKKLLFLGSTCIYPKNAEQPLKEDSLLTGELEYTNEPYAIAKIAGIKMCESYNLQYGTDFISVMPTNLYGPNDNFDLEKSHVLPALIRKMHLAKLLSEKKETEVIKDLDVESIEQAKFYLRKFGVSENSVEIWGSGKPTREFLWSEDLADACIYIMEKIHFNNVINEVEGDIKNTHINIGTGKEISIKELAEIVKREVGFKGELQFNISKPDGTMRKVTDVHKLTKLGWKHKVELEEGIHRMYNWYINNN, from the coding sequence ATGATTAAGTCATCTAAAATATTTGTAGCTGGTCACCGTGGATTAGTGGGTAGTGCTATTGTAAGAAACTTAGAACAAAAAGGATTTACAAACATCATTACTAGAACACACAACGAGCTTGATTTAACAAATCAAGTTGAGACCGCATCTTTTTTCAATAAAGAAAAACCAGAATATGTTTTTTTAGCCGCTGCAAAAGTTGGTGGTATTATGGCGAATAATACCTATAGAGCAGATTTTATTTATGATAATTTGATGATTCAGAATAATGTGATTCATGAAAGTTATAGGCATAATGTAAAAAAACTTTTATTCTTAGGAAGTACTTGTATTTATCCTAAAAATGCAGAACAACCTTTAAAAGAAGATTCATTATTAACAGGAGAATTAGAATACACAAACGAACCATATGCTATTGCGAAAATAGCAGGTATTAAAATGTGTGAGAGTTATAATTTACAGTATGGGACTGATTTTATCTCTGTAATGCCAACAAATCTATACGGTCCTAATGATAATTTCGATCTGGAGAAATCTCATGTTTTACCCGCTCTTATTAGAAAAATGCATTTGGCAAAATTACTATCGGAAAAAAAAGAAACAGAAGTTATTAAAGATTTAGATGTTGAATCTATAGAACAGGCAAAATTTTATTTAAGGAAATTCGGTGTATCTGAAAATAGTGTAGAGATTTGGGGTTCAGGAAAGCCAACAAGAGAGTTCTTATGGAGTGAAGATTTGGCTGATGCTTGTATTTATATAATGGAGAAAATACATTTCAATAATGTTATAAATGAAGTAGAAGGAGACATAAAAAACACACATATTAATATTGGTACCGGTAAAGAAATTTCGATAAAAGAATTAGCTGAAATTGTGAAGAGAGAAGTAGGGTTTAAAGGAGAATTACAGTTTAATATAAGCAAACCAGATGGTACAATGCGAAAGGTTACCGATGTGCATAAGTTAACTAAACTAGGTTGGAAACATAAAGTTGAGTTAGAGGAAGGAATTCATAGAATGTATAATTGGTATATTAACAATAATTAG
- a CDS encoding undecaprenyl-phosphate glucose phosphotransferase, with product MRKRYSIYIPLVLVLVDVFIINTVIYLINDKDYLNPKFLGYINLFWILSGVITNFYKIYRHYNYFKVISALSTQAIIFVLGFFTFFTIFREGDIVNNQTKVLASIILSIVIARLLFVYAIRKYRRRGNNYRKVIVLGADESAKKLIEILKNKKSLGYQFLGYFSNKEEDDNENFLGSLSKYESFALAEEVDEVYCSLAELKSKQIKKVKKFAIKHKRGVKLIPNSNELNTKNVAAQYYDDSMLILNVKKLPFDLPENRIIKRVFDFLFAAFVCLFIISWLYPILWILIKLESRGPAIFKQEREGFNGEEFVCYKFRSMRINQEADKVHATKNDRRVTKLGSFLRKTSLDEIPQFFNVLLGSMSVVGPRPHLESLALEYQKDVDNYLERHAVKPGITGLAQISGYRGEIKKKSDIKNRVRLDIFYIENWSFILDVKIVVSTVLNIFKGDENAY from the coding sequence TTGAGAAAAAGATATTCAATATATATTCCCCTAGTCTTAGTATTGGTTGATGTGTTTATCATCAATACAGTTATATACTTAATTAACGATAAAGATTATTTAAACCCGAAATTTCTTGGATATATTAATTTGTTCTGGATTCTCTCAGGAGTTATTACCAATTTTTACAAGATTTATCGTCATTATAATTACTTCAAAGTAATATCAGCTTTAAGTACTCAAGCAATCATATTTGTACTTGGTTTCTTTACATTCTTTACCATTTTTAGAGAAGGAGATATTGTTAACAATCAAACAAAAGTGTTAGCATCAATTATTCTGAGTATTGTAATTGCAAGACTTTTGTTCGTATATGCGATAAGAAAGTATAGAAGACGAGGTAATAACTACAGAAAAGTAATAGTTTTAGGTGCAGATGAGTCCGCTAAAAAATTAATAGAAATTCTAAAAAACAAGAAGAGTCTTGGATATCAATTTTTAGGGTACTTTTCAAATAAAGAAGAAGATGATAACGAAAACTTTCTTGGATCTTTATCTAAATATGAAAGTTTTGCCTTAGCCGAGGAGGTTGATGAAGTATATTGTTCGTTGGCTGAACTCAAAAGCAAACAAATTAAAAAAGTAAAAAAATTTGCTATAAAGCATAAACGAGGTGTAAAACTGATTCCAAATTCAAACGAATTAAACACAAAGAATGTTGCTGCTCAGTATTATGATGATTCTATGCTGATATTAAATGTTAAAAAATTACCGTTTGATTTACCAGAAAATAGAATTATTAAACGCGTTTTTGATTTTCTTTTTGCCGCCTTTGTTTGTTTGTTTATTATTTCATGGTTGTATCCTATACTTTGGATTTTAATAAAGTTAGAATCTAGAGGTCCAGCAATTTTTAAGCAAGAAAGGGAAGGTTTTAATGGGGAAGAATTTGTCTGTTATAAATTCAGATCTATGAGGATTAATCAAGAAGCAGATAAAGTCCATGCTACTAAAAACGATCGTAGAGTAACAAAATTAGGTTCATTTTTACGCAAAACTAGCTTAGATGAAATACCGCAGTTTTTTAATGTTTTATTAGGAAGTATGAGTGTTGTAGGACCACGACCTCATTTAGAGAGTCTTGCTTTAGAATATCAAAAAGATGTTGATAATTATTTAGAAAGACACGCGGTAAAACCTGGAATTACAGGATTAGCACAAATAAGTGGTTATCGAGGTGAAATCAAAAAGAAGTCAGATATTAAAAATAGGGTTCGCTTAGATATATTTTACATAGAAAATTGGTCTTTTATTTTAGATGTAAAAATCGTGGTTAGTACGGTTTTAAATATATTTAAAGGAGATGAAAACGCATATTAA
- a CDS encoding HAD-IIIA family hydrolase — protein MLPKLVLTDIDGVWTDAGMYYDEQGNEFKKFNTYDSAGILFCKELNIPTGIITGENSKAVKRRAEKLKVDYLYLAAKNKLELIENLCDSLSITLKDVAYIGDDINDFQLLKNVGFSAVPSSAPDYIKDDVDVVLHKKGGEGVFREFVELILKKNNINIKELVETITINKFKQ, from the coding sequence ATGTTACCCAAATTAGTACTAACAGATATTGATGGAGTTTGGACAGATGCAGGAATGTATTATGACGAACAAGGAAATGAATTTAAAAAATTCAACACTTATGATAGTGCTGGTATTTTATTCTGTAAAGAGCTAAATATTCCTACTGGTATTATTACTGGAGAAAACTCTAAAGCAGTCAAAAGAAGGGCTGAAAAATTAAAGGTAGATTATTTGTATTTAGCAGCTAAAAACAAATTAGAACTAATTGAAAACTTATGTGATTCTTTATCAATTACCTTAAAAGATGTAGCATATATTGGAGATGATATTAACGATTTTCAGTTATTAAAAAATGTAGGTTTTAGTGCAGTACCTTCGAGTGCTCCAGATTATATTAAAGACGATGTTGATGTTGTTTTGCATAAAAAAGGAGGTGAGGGTGTTTTTAGAGAGTTTGTTGAGTTAATACTTAAAAAGAATAACATTAATATTAAGGAACTTGTTGAAACGATAACGATAAACAAGTTTAAACAGTAA